A single window of Enterobacteriaceae bacterium ESL0689 DNA harbors:
- the katG gene encoding catalase/peroxidase HPI, with protein MSMHDDSSNPSSTGKCPFHTAKPTQSAGSGTTNRDWWPNQLRVDLLNQHSSRSNPLGEQFNYREAFKTLDYAALKADLKALLTDSQEWWPADWGSYIGLFIRMAWHGAGTYRTVDGRGGAGRGQQRFAPLNSWPDNVSLDKARRLLWPIKQKYGQKISWADLYMLAGNVALENAGFRTFGFAAGREDVWEPDLDVDWGNEKTWLEHRHPESLAYQAMGATEMGLIYVNPEGPNSCGEPLSAAAAIRATFGNMAMNDEEIVALIAGGHTLGKTHGAAPASHVGPEPEAAPLEAQGLGWANDYASGSGHDAITSGLEVVWSQTPTQWSNNFFENLFKYEWVQTRSPAGAIQFEAKDAPDLIPDPFDPEKKRKPTMLVTDLTLRLDPEFNKISRHFLNDPQAFNEAFARAWFKLIHRDMGPKSRYLGPEVPKEDLLWQDPLPPAIHHPDADDIAALKRAIADAGLSVSELVSVAWASASTFRGGDKRGGANGARLALAPQKEWPVNAIAARVLPALQAIQRASGKASLADIIVLAGAVGIEQAAAAAGVPVSVPFVAGRVDARQDQTDVHSFNNLEPMADGFRNYRRIAGGITTETLLIDKAQQLTLTAPEMTVLIGGLRVLGANYDGSQHGVFTDRVGVLSNDFFVNLLSMDTVWQATDEHKELFEGRDRKSGELKYTATRVDLVFGSNSVLRALAEVYACQDAKQKIVHDFVAAWTKVMNLDRYDL; from the coding sequence ATGAGCATGCATGACGATTCATCAAATCCCTCTTCGACCGGAAAATGCCCTTTTCATACGGCGAAGCCAACCCAAAGCGCAGGTAGCGGTACAACTAATCGTGACTGGTGGCCCAATCAGCTCCGTGTCGATCTGCTCAACCAGCACTCCAGTCGCTCCAATCCACTCGGCGAACAATTTAACTATCGTGAAGCGTTTAAAACGCTCGATTATGCGGCACTGAAAGCGGATCTGAAAGCCTTGCTGACTGATTCACAAGAGTGGTGGCCAGCAGACTGGGGAAGTTACATTGGCTTGTTTATTCGTATGGCCTGGCATGGGGCCGGAACCTACCGTACGGTCGATGGCCGGGGCGGTGCCGGACGTGGTCAGCAACGTTTTGCCCCATTGAACTCATGGCCAGATAATGTGAGTCTGGATAAAGCCCGTCGTTTACTGTGGCCGATAAAACAAAAATATGGGCAGAAAATTTCATGGGCAGATCTGTATATGCTGGCCGGAAATGTTGCTCTCGAAAATGCCGGTTTCCGGACTTTTGGTTTTGCTGCCGGACGAGAAGATGTCTGGGAGCCTGATCTGGACGTTGACTGGGGGAATGAAAAAACCTGGCTTGAACATCGCCATCCAGAGAGCCTGGCCTATCAGGCCATGGGGGCGACCGAAATGGGGCTGATCTATGTCAACCCGGAAGGCCCTAATTCCTGTGGCGAGCCCCTCTCTGCCGCAGCGGCCATACGTGCCACATTTGGCAATATGGCCATGAATGATGAAGAAATCGTTGCGCTCATCGCGGGGGGCCATACATTAGGGAAGACACACGGCGCAGCACCCGCCAGCCACGTTGGCCCGGAGCCCGAAGCCGCGCCACTGGAAGCGCAAGGTCTCGGCTGGGCAAATGATTATGCCAGTGGTTCAGGCCATGATGCCATCACGTCAGGGCTGGAAGTGGTCTGGTCACAAACACCAACACAATGGAGTAATAATTTCTTTGAGAACCTGTTTAAGTATGAGTGGGTTCAGACACGGAGTCCTGCTGGTGCCATTCAGTTCGAAGCCAAAGATGCCCCTGATTTGATTCCTGATCCTTTCGATCCTGAGAAAAAACGCAAACCCACCATGTTAGTGACAGATCTGACACTACGGCTGGACCCTGAATTTAATAAAATTTCCCGCCATTTTCTTAATGATCCGCAGGCTTTCAATGAAGCCTTTGCCCGCGCGTGGTTCAAATTAATCCACCGTGATATGGGGCCGAAATCCCGTTATCTTGGCCCGGAAGTGCCAAAAGAAGATCTGCTCTGGCAGGACCCTTTACCTCCTGCCATCCATCATCCCGACGCAGATGATATTGCAGCACTGAAACGCGCGATCGCTGATGCAGGCCTTTCTGTCAGTGAACTGGTCTCCGTTGCGTGGGCTTCAGCTTCCACCTTCCGTGGCGGTGATAAACGTGGTGGCGCAAATGGTGCACGCCTGGCGCTGGCACCACAAAAAGAGTGGCCAGTCAATGCCATTGCTGCCAGGGTACTACCCGCTTTGCAGGCTATACAGCGCGCGTCAGGTAAAGCGTCGCTGGCTGATATTATTGTTCTCGCTGGGGCAGTCGGTATTGAGCAGGCAGCAGCAGCAGCCGGGGTACCGGTGAGTGTTCCTTTCGTTGCCGGCCGCGTTGATGCTCGTCAGGATCAGACCGATGTCCATTCGTTCAATAACCTTGAGCCAATGGCCGATGGCTTCCGTAACTATCGTCGCATTGCCGGTGGTATTACAACAGAAACATTGTTGATTGATAAAGCCCAGCAACTGACACTGACCGCACCAGAAATGACTGTATTGATCGGCGGCCTACGGGTTCTGGGTGCTAACTATGATGGCAGTCAGCATGGCGTATTCACCGATCGTGTAGGCGTTCTGAGTAATGATTTCTTCGTTAACTTACTGAGTATGGATACCGTATGGCAGGCGACTGATGAGCACAAAGAGCTGTTTGAAGGGCGGGATCGAAAAAGTGGTGAGTTAAAATATACCGCAACCCGCGTTGACCTGGTGTTCGGCTCCAATTCAGTTCTGCGCGCTCTGGCAGAAGTGTATGCCTGTCAGGATGCAAAACAGAAGATAGTGCATGATTTTGTTGCCGCCTGGACAAAAGTTATGAATCTTGATCGCTACGATCTGTAA
- the uspC gene encoding universal stress protein UspC — translation MPYSHLLVTVAPTLESSLLVSKAVSIARPYAARISLITLNTDPELYNQFAAPMLDNLRDLMQEETHHFLCRLVEEAKYPIDNAIIASGDLCDSVKDFCLQQQVDLVVCGNHNHSLFSRATSAAKSIVSHCGVDVLLVSLE, via the coding sequence ATGCCTTACTCACACCTGCTGGTTACCGTTGCCCCGACGCTGGAAAGCAGTCTGCTGGTCAGTAAAGCTGTCTCTATCGCACGACCTTATGCCGCCAGAATAAGCCTGATAACACTCAATACTGACCCTGAGTTATATAATCAGTTCGCCGCGCCGATGCTGGACAATCTGCGCGATTTAATGCAGGAAGAAACCCACCATTTCCTTTGCCGACTAGTGGAAGAGGCAAAGTATCCGATCGATAACGCGATCATTGCCAGTGGTGATCTCTGCGATTCTGTTAAAGACTTCTGCCTGCAGCAGCAGGTTGATCTGGTTGTTTGTGGCAATCATAATCACAGCCTGTTTTCCCGGGCCACGAGCGCGGCAAAAAGCATTGTCAGTCACTGTGGGGTCGATGTTTTGCTGGTTTCCCTCGAGTAA
- the ftnA gene encoding non-heme ferritin, giving the protein MLKAEMIDKLNEQMNLELYSSLLYQQMSAWCHYHSFEGAAAFLRRHAQEEMSHMQRLFDYLIDTGNLPRINTVPSPFAEYASLDELFRITYDHELLISQKINELAHAAMSNQDYPSFNFLQWYVAEQHEEEKLFKSIIDKLKLVGKSGEGLYFIDKELATLDTQD; this is encoded by the coding sequence ATGCTAAAAGCAGAAATGATCGACAAATTAAATGAACAAATGAATCTTGAGCTTTATTCATCCCTGCTTTATCAACAAATGAGTGCGTGGTGTCATTACCATAGTTTCGAAGGGGCGGCCGCTTTTCTTCGTCGCCATGCGCAAGAAGAGATGAGCCATATGCAGCGCCTGTTTGACTATCTCATTGATACCGGTAACCTGCCACGGATTAATACGGTCCCCTCGCCTTTTGCTGAATATGCATCACTGGATGAACTCTTCCGGATCACCTATGATCATGAATTATTAATTTCACAGAAAATTAATGAGCTGGCTCACGCAGCGATGTCAAATCAGGACTACCCCAGTTTTAATTTTCTGCAATGGTATGTCGCAGAACAACATGAAGAAGAGAAACTGTTTAAATCCATTATTGATAAACTGAAGCTGGTCGGTAAAAGTGGCGAAGGGCTCTATTTTATTGATAAAGAACTGGCGACACTGGATACTCAAGACTAA
- the ansP gene encoding L-asparagine permease — translation MNTNENTTAEHHAAKRRWLNSQESGYHKAMGNRQMQMIAIGGAIGTGLFLGAGTRLQIAGPSLALVYLVCGIFSFFILRALGELVLHRPSSGSFVSYAREFLGEKAAYVAGWMYFINWATTGIVDITAVALYMQYWGAFGDIPQWVFAFAALAIVGTMNMIGVKWFAEMEFWFALIKVLAIVIFMLVGVLFLGSGKPLDGNDTGLHLIIDNGGLFPHGLIAALVLIQGVVFAFASIEFIGTAAGECKDPQKIVPRAINSVIWRIGLFYVGSVLLLVLLLPWNAYQAGQSPFVTFFSKLGVPYMDSVMNIVVLTAALSSLNSGLYCTGRILRSMSMGGSAPAFMSKMSRHHVPYAGIIATLAVYVVGVFLNYLVPKQVFEIVLNFASLGIIASWGFIVVCQMRLRQAIKEGKVADVSFKMPGAPFTAWLTLLFLLSVLVLMAWDFPNGTYTIASIPLLAVLLYAGWFGVRKRVTEIHRSSPDA, via the coding sequence ATGAATACAAATGAAAATACCACAGCAGAACATCATGCTGCGAAGCGGCGCTGGCTTAACTCTCAGGAATCCGGTTACCACAAGGCGATGGGAAACCGTCAGATGCAGATGATTGCTATTGGTGGTGCTATTGGTACAGGTCTGTTTCTTGGTGCGGGTACGCGATTACAGATAGCCGGGCCATCACTGGCTCTGGTTTATCTGGTCTGCGGCATTTTCTCCTTTTTTATTTTACGTGCTCTTGGCGAACTGGTATTACATCGTCCCTCCAGCGGTAGCTTCGTCTCCTATGCACGTGAGTTTTTAGGTGAAAAAGCCGCTTATGTTGCGGGCTGGATGTATTTTATCAATTGGGCAACGACCGGTATTGTCGATATCACGGCCGTGGCTTTGTATATGCAGTACTGGGGCGCTTTCGGCGATATTCCCCAGTGGGTGTTTGCCTTCGCCGCACTGGCGATTGTCGGCACCATGAACATGATTGGCGTGAAATGGTTCGCTGAAATGGAATTCTGGTTTGCCTTAATTAAGGTACTGGCGATCGTTATCTTTATGCTTGTCGGCGTGCTATTCCTTGGCAGTGGTAAGCCACTGGACGGTAATGATACCGGCTTACATCTGATTATTGATAACGGTGGTCTGTTCCCGCATGGATTGATCGCCGCACTGGTACTTATTCAAGGGGTAGTGTTCGCCTTTGCTTCTATCGAATTTATTGGTACCGCTGCCGGTGAATGTAAAGATCCGCAGAAAATCGTGCCGCGTGCGATCAACAGTGTTATCTGGCGTATTGGTCTGTTTTATGTCGGCTCTGTTTTGTTACTGGTTCTGTTACTACCGTGGAATGCTTATCAAGCCGGGCAAAGTCCCTTTGTGACTTTTTTTTCAAAACTTGGCGTACCTTATATGGATAGCGTGATGAATATTGTGGTGTTAACTGCCGCGCTCTCCAGTCTGAATTCGGGTCTGTACTGCACAGGACGTATCCTGCGTTCAATGTCAATGGGCGGATCGGCACCCGCGTTTATGTCAAAGATGAGCCGCCATCATGTGCCCTATGCCGGAATTATCGCCACGCTGGCGGTATACGTTGTCGGGGTGTTTCTGAATTACCTGGTACCGAAACAGGTTTTTGAAATCGTCCTTAATTTTGCCTCACTGGGAATTATTGCCTCCTGGGGTTTTATCGTAGTCTGTCAGATGCGGCTACGTCAGGCCATTAAAGAAGGAAAAGTGGCTGATGTCAGTTTTAAGATGCCGGGCGCCCCTTTCACCGCGTGGCTGACACTGCTGTTTTTGCTTAGCGTGCTGGTGCTGATGGCCTGGGATTTCCCGAATGGCACGTATACTATCGCGTCTATTCCGTTACTTGCCGTGCTGCTATACGCAGGCTGGTTTGGTGTCCGTAAGCGTGTCACGGAAATACACCGCTCTTCACCCGACGCATAA
- a CDS encoding YncE family protein, which produces MSLRYVYASCRYRLLLVSILLLSGSFNSYASDEMLRKAVGMNAFEMAYSQQENALWVATAQSRLLDKGGIVYRLDPATLAITQIIHNDLKPYGAAINNATQTLWFSNTTSSAVTAIDAKTGNVTGHLILDKRKRSETVHPLAPRELVVNEKTNTLYIAGISGSGEESVIWVVDGEKLRLKNTITGVGLIATGMAIDVNAKRLYSTNFAGELVTIDSENHKVLSRKKLQDDDKEHFYLNLSLDTAKHRAFITDSQQPEMLVIDLRDNKILHKIAVPESLAVLFNPVHNQIYVTHRQTGEVSVIDGQTLQVIKTLKTPTHPNSLALSADGNTLYVTIKQASSMEQEATQPDDVIRIAL; this is translated from the coding sequence ATGTCATTACGTTATGTGTACGCATCCTGTCGGTATCGATTACTGTTAGTTAGTATTTTGTTACTGTCAGGCAGTTTCAATAGCTATGCGTCGGATGAAATGTTGCGTAAAGCGGTGGGGATGAATGCATTCGAAATGGCTTACAGCCAGCAGGAAAATGCACTGTGGGTCGCAACAGCACAAAGTCGTTTGCTGGACAAAGGGGGGATTGTGTATCGTCTTGACCCAGCCACACTGGCGATCACACAGATTATCCATAATGATCTCAAACCTTATGGCGCAGCCATCAACAATGCCACGCAAACGCTATGGTTTAGTAATACTACCAGTAGTGCAGTAACAGCAATTGACGCGAAAACGGGTAACGTAACAGGTCATCTGATACTTGATAAGCGTAAGCGCAGTGAAACGGTCCATCCGCTGGCACCACGTGAGCTGGTGGTCAATGAAAAAACGAATACCCTATATATCGCCGGAATTTCCGGTAGTGGTGAAGAAAGCGTGATCTGGGTCGTTGACGGTGAAAAGCTCAGGCTGAAAAACACGATTACTGGTGTGGGGTTAATCGCGACGGGCATGGCGATCGATGTTAATGCGAAGCGCCTGTATAGCACCAATTTTGCTGGTGAACTGGTGACGATTGATAGTGAGAACCACAAAGTGTTGAGTCGTAAGAAGCTACAGGATGATGATAAAGAGCATTTCTATCTTAATCTGAGCCTCGATACAGCTAAGCACCGTGCTTTTATTACAGACAGTCAACAGCCGGAGATGCTGGTTATCGATCTTCGCGATAATAAAATTTTGCATAAAATTGCTGTCCCCGAATCGCTGGCGGTGTTATTTAACCCAGTGCATAATCAAATTTATGTCACACATCGTCAGACAGGGGAAGTGAGCGTGATTGATGGCCAAACCTTGCAGGTAATAAAAACATTAAAAACGCCGACTCACCCGAATAGCCTGGCACTTTCCGCTGATGGCAATACACTGTATGTGACGATAAAACAGGCATCCTCAATGGAGCAAGAAGCAACTCAACCCGATGACGTTATCCGTATTGCGCTATAA